From Trichoplusia ni isolate ovarian cell line Hi5 chromosome 22, tn1, whole genome shotgun sequence, a single genomic window includes:
- the LOC113504489 gene encoding CD63 antigen-like: MWSKLFTTVKYILVTVNFLFLITGIIILSVGGSVQSAYNGYHPFLSDRFFSLPAFCIATGVIIFLISFFGFYGAFMENYMMNMVFAGAMVLIFIFQLSACIAGYALRGNTVALVQKQLTSTMVLYGPDKSIEITKLWDQVQEDFECCGVVNASEWLQPLNTETSKGLPVSCCSHVYGTVTTFNCTVTTAYPTGCAESFGNWVRKHASGIGVAGIFLVLMQGLAVAGALWMAKISRDERGAYP, translated from the exons ATGTGGTCCAAACTGTTTACAACTGTGAAATATATATTAGTGACagtcaattttctttttctg ATCACTGGTATTATAATTCTGTCGGTCGGTGGGTCAGTCCAGTCCGCTTACAATGGATACCACCCGTTCCTATCGGACAGATTTTTCTCTCTGCCAGCCTTCTGCATCGCGACTGGTGTTATTATATTCCTGATATCATTCTTCGGGTTCTATGGAGCCTTCATGGAGAATTACATGATGAACATGGTG TTTGCCGGAGCTATGGTCCTGATCTTCATCTTCCAGCTGTCCGCCTGTATAGCTGGGTATGCTCTAAGGGGTAACACCGTGGCGTTGGTTCAGAAACAGCTGACCTCCACCATGGTGCTGTACGGACCTGACAAGAGCATCGAAATCACCAAGCTTTGGGATCAAGTGCAAGAAGAT TTTGAATGTTGTGGTGTGGTGAATGCCAGCGAATGGCTGCAACCCCTCAACACGGAGACTTCCAAGGGTTTGCCTGTCAGCTGCTGCAGCCACGTGTACGGAACCGTGACTACCTTCAACTGCACCGTGACTACAGCTTACCCCACTGGCTGTGCAGAGTCCTTCGGCAACTGGGTTAGGAAACACGCTTCTGGGATCGGCGTCGCTGGTATCTTCTTAGTTTTAATGCAG GGTTTGGCGGTGGCCGGAGCCTTATGGATGGCAAAAATATCCAGAGACGAGCGTGGTGCTTATCCTTAA
- the LOC113504488 gene encoding tetraspanin-9-like isoform X4 has protein sequence MAFNFKCKVPKVLKSVRYSLAAVNGAFLLTGLLLFFVGIAVLVEYKNWEVLITGRFFALSKFVVATGAIILFGSVLGFYAAISQHFYFVAGYVVLLLVTLVFEIAIAIAAFSLSNDAVKEIRPSMVASLNLYNERLDITKLWDDMQMEYECCGVVGRPDWVMDKLPVSCCHMDYGTLSPFTCEIGNAYVTGCASVLGEWLAYNAHVLGVVAIVATCVQILLTSMGGYLAYRAKFSEVELES, from the exons atggcttttaattttaagtgcAAAGTTCCTAAGGTTCTTAAATCTGTGAGGTATTCATTGGCGGCTGTGAATGGAGCATTTTTG CTAACAGGACTTCTATTATTCTTCGTCGGCATCGCCGTGCTGGTGGAGTACAAGAACTGGGAGGTGCTGATCACCGGGCGGTTCTTCGCTCTGTCTAAATTCGTAGTGGCGACCGGAGCTATCATATTGTTTGGTTCCGTGCTCGGGTTCTACGCAGCTATATCACAACACTTCTATTTTGTTGCTGGG TATGTGGTGCTGCTTCTGGTGACGTTGGTCTTCGAGATCGCGATAGCCATAGCCGCCTTCTCGCTGAGCAACGATGCTGTCAAGGAGATCAGGCCATCGATGGTGGCCAGCCTCAACCTGTACAACGAGAGGCTCGATATCACGAAACTGTGGGACGATATGCAGATGGAA TACGAATGCTGCGGCGTGGTGGGCCGTCCTGACTGGGTCATGGATAAGCTACCAGTGAGCTGCTGCCACATGGACTACGGGACTTTATCCCCCTTCACCTGTGAGATCGGCAACGCTTACGTCACAGGCTGCGCTAGCGTACTAGGCGAGTGGCTCGCATACAACGCCCATGTTCTAGGTGTCGTCGCCATTGTCGCCACTTGTGTGCAG aTACTCTTGACGTCAATGGGAGGATACTTGGCGTATCGCGCCAAGTTCTCAGAAGTGGAGCTGGAGTCCTAA
- the LOC113504488 gene encoding tetraspanin-9-like isoform X2 encodes MAFNFKCKVPKVLKSVRYSLAAVNGAFLLTGLLLFFVGIAVLVEYKNWEVLITGRFFALSKFVVATGAIILFGSVLGFYAAISQHFYFVAGSIFQYVVLLLVTLVFEIAIAIAAFSLSNDAVKEIRPSMVASLNLYNERLDITKLWDDMQMEYECCGVVGRPDWVMDKLPVSCCHMDYGTLSPFTCEIGNAYVTGCASVLGEWLAYNAHVLGVVAIVATCVQILLTSMGGYLAYRAKFSEVELES; translated from the exons atggcttttaattttaagtgcAAAGTTCCTAAGGTTCTTAAATCTGTGAGGTATTCATTGGCGGCTGTGAATGGAGCATTTTTG CTAACAGGACTTCTATTATTCTTCGTCGGCATCGCCGTGCTGGTGGAGTACAAGAACTGGGAGGTGCTGATCACCGGGCGGTTCTTCGCTCTGTCTAAATTCGTAGTGGCGACCGGAGCTATCATATTGTTTGGTTCCGTGCTCGGGTTCTACGCAGCTATATCACAACACTTCTATTTTGTTGCTGGG TCAATATTTCAGTATGTGGTGCTGCTTCTGGTGACGTTGGTCTTCGAGATCGCGATAGCCATAGCCGCCTTCTCGCTGAGCAACGATGCTGTCAAGGAGATCAGGCCATCGATGGTGGCCAGCCTCAACCTGTACAACGAGAGGCTCGATATCACGAAACTGTGGGACGATATGCAGATGGAA TACGAATGCTGCGGCGTGGTGGGCCGTCCTGACTGGGTCATGGATAAGCTACCAGTGAGCTGCTGCCACATGGACTACGGGACTTTATCCCCCTTCACCTGTGAGATCGGCAACGCTTACGTCACAGGCTGCGCTAGCGTACTAGGCGAGTGGCTCGCATACAACGCCCATGTTCTAGGTGTCGTCGCCATTGTCGCCACTTGTGTGCAG aTACTCTTGACGTCAATGGGAGGATACTTGGCGTATCGCGCCAAGTTCTCAGAAGTGGAGCTGGAGTCCTAA
- the LOC113504488 gene encoding tetraspanin-9-like isoform X1: MAFNFKCKVPKVLKSVRYSLAAVNGAFLLTGLLLFFVGIAVLVEYKNWEVLITGRFFALSKFVVATGAIILFGSVLGFYAAISQHFYFVAGSIFQYVVLLLVTLVFEIAIAIAAFSLSNDAVKEIRPSMVASLNLYNERLDITKLWDDMQMEYECCGVVGRPDWVMDKLPVSCCHMDYGTLSPFTCEIGNAYVTGCASVLGEWLAYNAHVLGVVAIVATCVQVSYILLTSMGGYLAYRAKFSEVELES, translated from the exons atggcttttaattttaagtgcAAAGTTCCTAAGGTTCTTAAATCTGTGAGGTATTCATTGGCGGCTGTGAATGGAGCATTTTTG CTAACAGGACTTCTATTATTCTTCGTCGGCATCGCCGTGCTGGTGGAGTACAAGAACTGGGAGGTGCTGATCACCGGGCGGTTCTTCGCTCTGTCTAAATTCGTAGTGGCGACCGGAGCTATCATATTGTTTGGTTCCGTGCTCGGGTTCTACGCAGCTATATCACAACACTTCTATTTTGTTGCTGGG TCAATATTTCAGTATGTGGTGCTGCTTCTGGTGACGTTGGTCTTCGAGATCGCGATAGCCATAGCCGCCTTCTCGCTGAGCAACGATGCTGTCAAGGAGATCAGGCCATCGATGGTGGCCAGCCTCAACCTGTACAACGAGAGGCTCGATATCACGAAACTGTGGGACGATATGCAGATGGAA TACGAATGCTGCGGCGTGGTGGGCCGTCCTGACTGGGTCATGGATAAGCTACCAGTGAGCTGCTGCCACATGGACTACGGGACTTTATCCCCCTTCACCTGTGAGATCGGCAACGCTTACGTCACAGGCTGCGCTAGCGTACTAGGCGAGTGGCTCGCATACAACGCCCATGTTCTAGGTGTCGTCGCCATTGTCGCCACTTGTGTGCAGGTCAGTTAT aTACTCTTGACGTCAATGGGAGGATACTTGGCGTATCGCGCCAAGTTCTCAGAAGTGGAGCTGGAGTCCTAA
- the LOC113504573 gene encoding 23 kDa integral membrane protein-like, producing MAIGAGMSCVKYLLFCFNLLFAITGLIILIVGIKAEINSSPYIDLTDENFYTSGPIVLIIVGVIVFIVAFFGCCGAVRENHCMIVTVSLLFYLFN from the exons ATGGCTATCGGTGCAGGAATGTCTTGTGTGAAATATCTGCTGTTTTGCTTCAATCTATTGTTCGcg ATCACTGGGTTGATAATCCTGATTGTGGGTATCAAAGCTGAGATCAACTCTTCACCATACATTGACCTGACTGATGAGAACTTCTACACTTCAGGACCTATTGTCCTGATCATTGTTGGAGTCATTGTGTTCATAGTTGCCTTCTTCGGTTGCTGCGGAGCTGTTAGAGAGAACCACTGCATGATTGTCACTGTGAgtctgcttttttatttattcaactag
- the LOC113504488 gene encoding tetraspanin-9-like isoform X3, with amino-acid sequence MAFNFKCKVPKVLKSVRYSLAAVNGAFLLTGLLLFFVGIAVLVEYKNWEVLITGRFFALSKFVVATGAIILFGSVLGFYAAISQHFYFVAGYVVLLLVTLVFEIAIAIAAFSLSNDAVKEIRPSMVASLNLYNERLDITKLWDDMQMEYECCGVVGRPDWVMDKLPVSCCHMDYGTLSPFTCEIGNAYVTGCASVLGEWLAYNAHVLGVVAIVATCVQVSYILLTSMGGYLAYRAKFSEVELES; translated from the exons atggcttttaattttaagtgcAAAGTTCCTAAGGTTCTTAAATCTGTGAGGTATTCATTGGCGGCTGTGAATGGAGCATTTTTG CTAACAGGACTTCTATTATTCTTCGTCGGCATCGCCGTGCTGGTGGAGTACAAGAACTGGGAGGTGCTGATCACCGGGCGGTTCTTCGCTCTGTCTAAATTCGTAGTGGCGACCGGAGCTATCATATTGTTTGGTTCCGTGCTCGGGTTCTACGCAGCTATATCACAACACTTCTATTTTGTTGCTGGG TATGTGGTGCTGCTTCTGGTGACGTTGGTCTTCGAGATCGCGATAGCCATAGCCGCCTTCTCGCTGAGCAACGATGCTGTCAAGGAGATCAGGCCATCGATGGTGGCCAGCCTCAACCTGTACAACGAGAGGCTCGATATCACGAAACTGTGGGACGATATGCAGATGGAA TACGAATGCTGCGGCGTGGTGGGCCGTCCTGACTGGGTCATGGATAAGCTACCAGTGAGCTGCTGCCACATGGACTACGGGACTTTATCCCCCTTCACCTGTGAGATCGGCAACGCTTACGTCACAGGCTGCGCTAGCGTACTAGGCGAGTGGCTCGCATACAACGCCCATGTTCTAGGTGTCGTCGCCATTGTCGCCACTTGTGTGCAGGTCAGTTAT aTACTCTTGACGTCAATGGGAGGATACTTGGCGTATCGCGCCAAGTTCTCAGAAGTGGAGCTGGAGTCCTAA